The Leadbetterella byssophila DSM 17132 DNA window TATCAAGAAGAATTCCCGCGAGGCTATCGTTTACGGAAGTAAGGTAGCGGCTCAGGTAGGTGGTACGGCTATTTCCCTTGCTATAGGTGAGGCTTCTGAGTCAGAATTAGCAAAGGCCGGAAACTATGGCGCATCAAAGGTTATCTATGTAAAGAAAGAGGAAAACATCATGGCTTATGCTAAGGTCCTGAAAGATGTGATCCAAAGCACTGGCTCGAAGATCGTCGTTGCCTCCAAAAGCTCTCTTTCAGATGCCGTTTTAGCTCGCGCAGCAGGCGCATTGAATGCAGGGTTCGTGGCTAACGCCGTTGAACTTCCGGATACTTCTTCGGGATTCGTGGTTAACAGAAGCATTTTCTCGGGGAAGGCATTTGCCAAGACATCCATCTCTTCTGAGGTTAAATTCTTAACCATCAAAAAGAATATCATAGCTGTAGAGGAATCAGGTTCTTCGGCATCGGTTGAAAACCTAGACATTGCCACTGCGGCGGAAGACGGAAGCGCCAAAACCATTGCTGTGGAGAAAGCCAGTGGAACCGTTTCACTCCCGGAAGCTGATATCGTAGTTTCAGGGGGTAGAGGCATGAAAGGTCCGGAACATTGGCAACCATTATTGGATCTTGCAGATGCTTTAGGAGCTGCTACGGCTTGCTCCAAACCTGTATCTGATCTGGATTGGAGACCTCACCATGAACACGTGGGTCAAACGGGAGTTAAAGTTGCTCCAAACCTGTATATCGCTTGCGGTATCTCAGGCGCCATTCAGCACCTGGCCGGAGTAAACTCTTCAAAGGTTATTGTGGTGATCAATAAGGATCCTGAAGCACCATTCTTTAAAGCGGCCGACTATGGAATAGTGGGCGATGTCTTCGAAGTCCTGCCTAAACTTACGGCAGCCGTAAAGGCTTTATAAATTCTTTGCGACAGGCCAAAAGCCTGTCGCATTTTCGTTTTAGAGGTACATGTGTTATCTTTGGCACTTATGGTTAAAGGGTTAATAAAAACATTTGTACTCTTATTCCTGACCTGGGCTTCTTTTGCTCAGGAAGTACAGTGGGCTTCCAAAGTACTGGAAAAATCTTCTGAAACGGTAGATGAGAAATTTTCTCCCAAGCACAGAGCTATTCAGGTGCTAGGCCC harbors:
- a CDS encoding electron transfer flavoprotein subunit alpha/FixB family protein, which produces MSVLIFVELGEGSIKKNSREAIVYGSKVAAQVGGTAISLAIGEASESELAKAGNYGASKVIYVKKEENIMAYAKVLKDVIQSTGSKIVVASKSSLSDAVLARAAGALNAGFVANAVELPDTSSGFVVNRSIFSGKAFAKTSISSEVKFLTIKKNIIAVEESGSSASVENLDIATAAEDGSAKTIAVEKASGTVSLPEADIVVSGGRGMKGPEHWQPLLDLADALGAATACSKPVSDLDWRPHHEHVGQTGVKVAPNLYIACGISGAIQHLAGVNSSKVIVVINKDPEAPFFKAADYGIVGDVFEVLPKLTAAVKAL